A window of Mucilaginibacter paludis DSM 18603 contains these coding sequences:
- a CDS encoding PAS domain S-box protein: protein MKKNPVPQNEISRLNALKNYAILDSLSEEEFDRITELASLICDTPIALISLIDENRQWFKSKVGLSVDQTPRELAFCQYAIMNDHIFEVEDARLDERFKENALVTGDPNIRFYAGQPLVDPDGYVLGTLCVISPEPKLLISKQKRGLHLLAIEVMSLIVERRQKAELRNFESLFKLSNDMICVAGTDGFFKKVNPAFKNVLGWDTEVLLESSLYDFVHPDDLKKTRQEVQRLAMGKQTTNFTHRFRTQNKQYKILQWVASPDPTTGSLFAIARDITNERAREMALILSEERATAFFENSQGFMCTHDLQGRFLSVNSAGATILGYTKDEILQRSLFDIIPASRHLLINDYLAEIAAKGSSKGQMITRSKNGGGNIWMYNNKLQNASDGNSYVIGNAIDITERHRLEDDLRRTKEALEQTNSVARVGGWELDIEKQNISWTAITKEIHGVSADYQPRLDNAIRFYKEGKSRERITEVINLAISNGTPWDLELQIVNTQGREIWVRAIGNAEFENGMCKRIYGTFQDIDETKKTAIAVNTSRKLFKDLLYAASEVSIIATDVNGLITVFNKGAEKLTGYAADEMVGKQTPAIIHSPAEVNKRGEELTAHYGVSVEGFGVFVKVAQITGSEHHEWTYIKKDGTSRIVSLVVTPIRDIDNQINGYLGIATDITERRIIEQKLIAERARLSAFVKNAPAAVAMLDNEMRYIAVSNRWLEDYQLTGTDVIGRSHYDLFGSVSVNRRSMHQWVLAGNIERKEEDTLILPNINEVQYITWEMRPWYQYDGKIGGMMMFTQNITSMIKQREELKNAKLHAEQANIAKSEFLANMSHEIRTPLNGVIGFTDLVLKTKLNETQQQYLSIVNQSANALLSIINDILDFSKIEAGKLELDAERCDLYEMSCQATDIITYQVQTKGLEMLLNISPDLPRFIYADTVRLKQILVNLLGNASKFTDQGEIELKIEVLSTTGDNTSMRFGVRDTGIGIKPEKQAKIFEAFSQEDGSTTKKYGGTGLGLTISNKLLGLMGSKLQLESVPGKGSLFYFDVTFKSEQGEAIDWENIDLIKNVLVVDDNDNNRTILSQMLLLKNIQTTEAANGFGALQLLANGERYDVILMDYHMPFMDGMETVKKIRESFYPTAEEQPIILLHSSSDDGLMIKLCDELQVSQRIVKPTKMQDIYNALSRLNKKDTELKDKSLNLAEAESTRFTVLVAEDNTVNMLLARTIIKKFAPNAVIAEALNGVQALKYCEQTLPDLILMDVQMPEMNGYEATRAIRALETRGHTPIIALTAGNVKGEKEKCLSAGMDDFVVKPIVEESLIAIFNKWLDLNHDQNNMAAMGGDKALSPHFNINKLKSYLGDDEDVLKEALNMVKTELLSSIKTLENCIDGKDLTGIKEAGHKLYGTAASSGMSLLSKIANEFEQMEILIEPEADALLKRAQREIELILKLMDESTN, encoded by the coding sequence GTGAAAAAAAACCCGGTTCCGCAAAATGAAATAAGTAGACTTAACGCATTAAAGAATTACGCAATACTCGATTCTTTAAGCGAAGAGGAGTTTGACAGAATCACTGAACTGGCTTCATTAATTTGCGATACGCCTATAGCTTTAATTTCATTGATAGACGAAAACCGGCAGTGGTTTAAGTCGAAAGTTGGATTGAGTGTTGATCAAACCCCGCGCGAGCTTGCTTTTTGCCAATACGCCATCATGAACGATCATATTTTTGAAGTTGAGGATGCCAGGTTGGATGAGCGGTTTAAAGAAAATGCCCTGGTTACAGGCGACCCGAATATTCGTTTTTATGCCGGCCAGCCTTTGGTTGATCCCGATGGTTATGTGCTGGGTACTTTATGCGTTATTAGTCCGGAACCTAAACTATTAATTTCCAAACAAAAACGCGGTTTGCACTTACTGGCAATTGAGGTAATGTCGCTTATTGTAGAACGGCGGCAAAAGGCAGAACTGCGAAATTTCGAGAGTTTGTTTAAACTATCGAACGATATGATATGCGTGGCGGGTACCGATGGCTTTTTCAAGAAAGTTAATCCTGCTTTTAAAAACGTGTTGGGCTGGGATACTGAGGTTTTGCTCGAATCATCGCTTTATGATTTCGTCCACCCGGATGACCTGAAAAAAACCAGGCAAGAGGTGCAAAGGCTGGCAATGGGAAAGCAAACCACTAACTTTACCCATAGGTTTAGAACTCAAAACAAGCAATATAAAATTTTACAATGGGTAGCCAGCCCCGATCCGACGACAGGTAGCTTGTTTGCCATAGCCCGCGATATTACGAACGAACGAGCGCGCGAGATGGCGCTCATTTTGAGCGAGGAAAGAGCCACCGCTTTTTTTGAAAACTCGCAAGGCTTTATGTGTACCCATGATCTGCAGGGCCGGTTTTTATCGGTAAACAGTGCAGGGGCTACTATATTAGGCTACACTAAAGACGAAATATTGCAACGCAGTTTATTTGATATCATACCGGCATCACGCCATTTGTTAATCAACGATTACCTGGCCGAAATTGCTGCTAAGGGAAGCTCCAAGGGGCAGATGATTACCAGGAGCAAAAATGGCGGTGGTAATATATGGATGTATAATAACAAATTACAAAATGCTTCAGACGGTAACAGTTATGTTATAGGCAACGCCATTGATATTACCGAAAGGCACCGCCTGGAAGATGACTTAAGAAGGACCAAGGAGGCTCTTGAACAAACCAATAGCGTTGCGCGCGTGGGAGGCTGGGAGTTAGATATCGAAAAACAAAACATCAGTTGGACGGCTATCACTAAAGAAATTCATGGCGTTAGTGCCGATTATCAACCTCGGCTTGATAACGCTATTCGGTTTTATAAAGAAGGTAAATCCAGAGAGAGGATTACTGAGGTTATCAACCTGGCCATATCAAATGGTACCCCCTGGGATCTTGAACTCCAGATTGTTAATACGCAGGGGCGCGAAATTTGGGTTAGGGCCATTGGCAATGCCGAATTTGAAAACGGGATGTGTAAAAGGATTTACGGAACTTTTCAGGATATTGATGAGACAAAAAAAACAGCTATAGCGGTAAATACTTCCAGGAAGTTATTTAAGGATTTATTGTACGCAGCCTCCGAAGTGAGCATTATTGCTACGGATGTTAATGGCTTAATTACGGTATTTAACAAAGGTGCCGAAAAGTTAACGGGTTACGCCGCCGACGAGATGGTAGGGAAGCAAACGCCTGCCATTATACATTCGCCTGCCGAGGTTAACAAGCGGGGGGAAGAACTAACTGCCCACTATGGCGTAAGTGTAGAAGGATTTGGCGTTTTTGTGAAGGTTGCGCAAATTACAGGATCTGAGCACCATGAATGGACTTATATTAAAAAAGATGGTACCTCAAGAATTGTATCTTTAGTAGTAACCCCCATCCGTGATATCGACAATCAAATTAACGGTTATTTGGGTATAGCTACCGATATTACCGAAAGAAGAATTATTGAGCAGAAGCTGATTGCCGAGCGAGCCAGGTTATCGGCCTTTGTGAAGAATGCCCCTGCGGCCGTGGCCATGCTGGATAACGAGATGAGGTATATTGCAGTAAGTAATCGCTGGCTCGAAGATTATCAATTGACGGGTACCGATGTTATCGGCCGGTCGCACTATGATTTATTTGGCAGTGTGAGCGTCAACAGGCGGAGTATGCATCAATGGGTTTTAGCTGGCAACATTGAGCGAAAGGAAGAAGATACCTTAATTCTGCCTAATATTAACGAGGTACAATATATTACCTGGGAAATGAGGCCCTGGTATCAGTACGACGGAAAAATTGGCGGTATGATGATGTTTACGCAAAATATTACCTCAATGATTAAGCAGCGCGAAGAGTTAAAAAATGCCAAACTTCATGCCGAGCAGGCCAATATTGCCAAGTCAGAATTTTTAGCCAATATGAGCCACGAGATTCGGACGCCACTCAATGGAGTAATCGGCTTTACCGATCTGGTATTAAAAACCAAGTTGAACGAAACCCAGCAGCAGTACTTATCAATAGTTAACCAATCGGCCAATGCCTTGCTGAGCATTATTAATGATATACTCGATTTTTCTAAAATAGAAGCCGGCAAACTTGAACTTGATGCCGAAAGGTGCGACCTGTACGAAATGAGTTGCCAGGCTACTGATATTATTACCTACCAGGTACAAACCAAGGGCCTTGAAATGTTGCTCAACATATCGCCCGATTTACCGCGGTTTATTTACGCTGACACGGTTAGGCTTAAGCAAATTTTGGTGAATCTTTTGGGTAATGCCTCTAAATTTACAGATCAGGGCGAAATAGAGTTAAAGATAGAGGTGTTATCAACCACTGGCGACAATACTTCAATGAGGTTTGGAGTAAGGGATACAGGTATAGGCATTAAGCCGGAGAAGCAAGCCAAAATATTTGAGGCATTTTCTCAGGAAGATGGCTCAACCACTAAAAAATATGGGGGTACAGGCCTTGGGCTCACCATTTCGAACAAATTATTAGGTTTAATGGGTAGTAAGCTACAATTGGAAAGTGTACCCGGAAAAGGAAGTTTGTTTTATTTTGACGTTACCTTTAAATCTGAGCAGGGCGAAGCCATTGATTGGGAAAATATCGACCTGATAAAAAATGTTTTGGTAGTGGATGATAATGACAATAACCGCACCATACTATCGCAAATGTTGTTGTTGAAAAATATACAAACCACCGAGGCTGCCAACGGTTTTGGGGCTCTGCAATTGTTAGCCAACGGGGAGCGGTACGATGTGATTTTGATGGATTACCATATGCCCTTTATGGACGGAATGGAAACCGTTAAAAAGATAAGGGAGAGTTTTTATCCCACTGCAGAAGAGCAACCTATTATTTTACTGCACAGCTCATCAGACGACGGGTTGATGATTAAGCTTTGCGATGAGTTGCAGGTGAGCCAGCGAATTGTAAAGCCTACTAAAATGCAGGATATTTACAACGCGCTATCACGCCTGAACAAAAAGGATACCGAATTGAAGGACAAGAGCCTTAATTTAGCTGAAGCCGAAAGTACCCGTTTTACAGTGTTGGTTGCCGAGGATAATACTGTAAATATGTTGCTGGCCCGAACCATCATCAAAAAGTTTGCACCAAATGCTGTTATAGCAGAGGCTTTAAATGGCGTGCAGGCATTAAAGTATTGCGAGCAAACCCTGCCCGATTTAATTTTAATGGATGTGCAAATGCCCGAAATGAACGGTTACGAAGCGACAAGAGCGATAAGGGCGCTGGAAACCCGGGGCCATACGCCAATTATTGCCTTGACGGCAGGTAATGTTAAGGGCGAAAAAGAAAAATGCCTGTCCGCCGGGATGGACGACTTTGTAGTAAAGCCCATTGTGGAAGAAAGCCTGATAGCCATATTTAATAAGTGGCTTGATCTAAACCATGATCAAAACAATATGGCTGCAATGGGAGGAGATAAGGCCTTATCTCCGCATTTTAATATCAATAAGCTGAAAAGTTACCTCGGAGACGATGAAGATGTTTTAAAAGAAGCGCTGAACATGGTTAAAACCGAACTGCTTTCATCCATAAAGACTTTAGAAAATTGTATTGACGGTAAGGACTTAACGGGGATTAAAGAGGCTGGGCACAAGCTCTACGGCACAGCGGCATCTTCGGGTATGTCTTTGCTCTCAAAAATAGCAAATGAATTTGAACAGATGGAGATTTTGATTGAGCCTGAAGCTGATGCCCTGCTAAAAAGGGCTCAGCGCGAAATTGAACTTATTTTGAAATTAATGGATGAAAGCACAAACTGA
- a CDS encoding SDR family oxidoreductase, with protein MKISKLQDKTIVITGASSGAGRAAALQFAPHRCNLVLAARNEVALNEIKDECESLGARVLVVPTDTSDARAMIGLANAADDWQGGIDVWINNAGILVAGDFDRTPMAVHEQVIKTNLLGYMNGAHAVLPLFKQRGAGIIINNISIGGFLPVPYGAGYTAAKFGLRGWSEALKGELTEWPEIYVCDLFPSFLDTPGIQHAGNYTGKALKPAPPVYDPARVGQEMVNIAQHPQSNKYVGSASVLLKLSHAVFPELTTKITAFVIRRYLKNAEPIALSDGNVFNTVPYSMAAHGGFGLPGAPKAHRKYIAAALFTGFLAGLYLFKK; from the coding sequence ATGAAAATAAGTAAACTGCAAGATAAGACTATCGTGATCACCGGAGCCTCAAGTGGAGCGGGTAGAGCGGCGGCCTTGCAATTTGCGCCACACCGGTGCAATCTTGTTTTGGCAGCACGTAATGAGGTGGCCCTTAACGAAATAAAAGATGAGTGTGAAAGCCTGGGCGCCCGGGTGCTTGTGGTACCAACTGATACCAGCGATGCCAGGGCTATGATTGGCCTTGCTAATGCGGCGGACGATTGGCAGGGAGGCATTGATGTATGGATTAATAACGCGGGCATTTTGGTTGCAGGTGATTTTGACCGTACGCCAATGGCCGTACATGAGCAGGTGATTAAAACCAATTTATTGGGATATATGAACGGTGCACATGCCGTTCTGCCGCTTTTTAAACAACGCGGCGCGGGTATTATCATCAATAATATCTCCATCGGCGGTTTTTTGCCGGTGCCTTATGGTGCTGGTTACACGGCGGCCAAGTTTGGCTTGCGGGGCTGGTCGGAAGCGTTAAAAGGCGAACTGACCGAGTGGCCCGAAATTTATGTGTGCGACCTCTTCCCATCCTTTTTGGATACGCCGGGCATACAACATGCCGGTAATTACACCGGTAAAGCACTTAAACCGGCGCCACCTGTGTACGATCCGGCGCGGGTTGGCCAGGAGATGGTGAACATCGCCCAGCATCCCCAATCTAACAAATATGTAGGTAGCGCCTCGGTGCTCTTAAAGCTATCTCACGCTGTATTTCCGGAATTGACCACTAAGATAACCGCTTTTGTTATACGGCGTTATCTTAAAAACGCAGAACCTATTGCGCTTAGCGATGGTAACGTTTTCAACACTGTACCCTATAGCATGGCTGCACATGGCGGGTTCGGTTTGCCGGGAGCGCCCAAAGCGCACCGTAAGTATATTGCTGCAGCGCTGTTTACCGGTTTTTTAGCTGGGCTGTATCTTTTTAAAAAGTAA
- a CDS encoding DoxX family protein encodes METKTIKKAARILLGANLIFAGISHLSFARKSFRAQVPNWVPLKKDDTVLYSGFAEIALGSALVFAPKKYEARVGQIAAGFFTAVFPGNIAQYTHHRSAFGLDTDGKRLARLFFQPVLIYWALKSTSIEISNHENK; translated from the coding sequence ATGGAAACAAAAACAATCAAAAAAGCGGCGCGCATCCTGCTGGGTGCCAACCTGATATTTGCGGGCATCAGTCACCTGAGCTTTGCCCGCAAATCATTTCGCGCGCAGGTGCCTAATTGGGTGCCCCTAAAAAAGGACGACACGGTATTGTATTCCGGTTTTGCGGAGATAGCCTTAGGTAGCGCGCTGGTATTCGCACCTAAAAAATATGAGGCCAGGGTAGGCCAGATTGCTGCAGGCTTTTTTACAGCGGTTTTTCCAGGTAATATTGCTCAATACACCCATCACCGTAGCGCTTTCGGGCTCGATACCGACGGAAAAAGGTTAGCAAGGTTGTTTTTTCAACCGGTGCTCATCTATTGGGCACTAAAAAGTACATCAATTGAAATAAGCAACCATGAAAATAAGTAA
- a CDS encoding formylglycine-generating enzyme family protein, producing the protein MSLQKLLFKFILLLVILTIAITSCQQKPVATKQTPPQLSATRKKPICCESNLPQRFQAAVARQTAIQAAGNPSHSGMVLIKSGTFMMGGDNKQAADDEYPKHKVTVNSFWIDATEVTNAQFAKFVKATGYLTTAERKPDWEELKKQLPPNTPKPDESLLVPASLIFKQPGKPVSLTDYSQWWVWQKGADWKHPHGPSSNIKGKDNYPVVHVSWYDAQAYCKWAGKRLPTEAEWEWAARGGLSNNIYPWGNEPVDAGLPKANTWQGNFPNTNTVRDHFFYLAPVASFKPNGYGLYDMAGNVWEWCADYYNNTYYATINKANGVSNPRGPANSYDPDEPYAKKRVIRGGSFLCNDTYCSGYRVARRMKSTEDSGMEHLGFRCVKDAVDAPVIKL; encoded by the coding sequence ATGTCACTTCAAAAGCTTCTGTTCAAGTTCATACTTCTCCTGGTTATTTTAACCATTGCAATCACATCGTGCCAACAAAAGCCGGTTGCCACTAAGCAAACACCACCCCAGCTTTCTGCAACGCGGAAAAAGCCTATTTGCTGCGAATCAAATTTACCGCAGCGCTTTCAGGCTGCTGTTGCCAGGCAAACTGCAATACAGGCGGCGGGCAACCCATCGCACAGCGGCATGGTATTAATTAAAAGTGGCACTTTTATGATGGGTGGCGATAACAAACAAGCGGCTGATGATGAATACCCCAAGCATAAGGTAACCGTAAATAGTTTTTGGATTGATGCCACCGAGGTAACAAACGCCCAGTTTGCCAAATTTGTAAAAGCCACAGGATACCTTACCACTGCCGAACGTAAACCCGATTGGGAAGAACTGAAAAAACAATTGCCGCCCAATACACCTAAACCCGACGAAAGCCTGCTGGTACCGGCATCATTAATTTTCAAACAACCGGGTAAACCGGTTTCGCTAACCGACTACAGCCAGTGGTGGGTATGGCAAAAGGGAGCCGATTGGAAGCACCCGCATGGCCCGTCGAGCAATATTAAAGGCAAAGATAATTATCCTGTTGTGCATGTATCCTGGTACGATGCCCAGGCCTACTGTAAATGGGCCGGCAAGCGCCTGCCTACCGAAGCCGAATGGGAATGGGCCGCACGCGGTGGTTTAAGCAACAATATTTATCCTTGGGGTAATGAGCCCGTTGACGCGGGCTTGCCCAAGGCCAATACCTGGCAGGGCAATTTCCCGAACACCAATACCGTAAGGGATCATTTTTTTTACCTTGCTCCTGTAGCTTCCTTTAAGCCGAATGGATACGGCTTGTATGATATGGCTGGCAACGTTTGGGAATGGTGCGCCGACTATTACAATAACACCTACTATGCCACTATTAACAAAGCCAACGGCGTAAGTAACCCCAGGGGCCCTGCAAACAGCTACGACCCTGATGAGCCCTACGCCAAAAAACGCGTGATCAGGGGCGGCTCGTTTTTATGTAACGATACTTACTGCTCAGGCTACCGGGTTGCCCGAAGAATGAAAAGTACCGAAGACAGCGGTATGGAGCATTTGGGTTTCAGGTGCGTGAAGGATGCTGTTGACGCACCAGTTATTAAACTTTAA
- a CDS encoding response regulator: MPNTLKKILIADDDEAIVDSTALLLEVMGYQVSQTLDGSKISKAMQNKPDLVLLDIWMSGVDGRDICRQMKANPDTQNIPVLMISASRDVKQSAFDSGANDFLEKPFEMDALINKIATLIG, encoded by the coding sequence ATGCCGAATACTTTAAAGAAAATATTAATTGCCGATGATGATGAGGCCATTGTTGATTCCACTGCATTGCTACTGGAAGTAATGGGCTACCAGGTAAGCCAAACGCTTGATGGTTCAAAAATATCAAAAGCGATGCAAAATAAACCTGACCTGGTATTGTTAGATATCTGGATGTCGGGTGTGGATGGGCGCGATATTTGCAGGCAGATGAAAGCTAATCCTGATACCCAAAACATACCGGTGCTGATGATCTCTGCCAGCAGGGATGTGAAGCAATCGGCTTTTGATTCTGGCGCAAATGACTTTCTGGAGAAACCCTTCGAAATGGATGCACTGATTAATAAGATTGCCACCTTAATTGGTTAA
- the ku gene encoding non-homologous end joining protein Ku — translation MRSIWKGSIGFGLVSIPVKMYSAVQTSSLDLDMLDSRDHAHIKFQRVNENTKKEVPYDKIVKGYKYEDDYVIIEDADFEAAAPEKSKVIEIENFVDMDAVNPMYYETSYYIEPETKNNKAYALLLEALKKSDKAGLARFVLRSTESLCIVYPVEKVLVVTRIRFAQQIRPQDELNLGDKVEVSKKELDMGLALINQYTEPLELSKYKDEYHAELLKIIEAKAKGKRPTIKKMKPKATKSDDLYDQLMSSLKVKKGA, via the coding sequence ATGAGAAGTATCTGGAAAGGCTCCATCGGGTTCGGCCTGGTGAGTATCCCTGTTAAAATGTATTCGGCCGTGCAAACCTCATCGCTCGATCTGGATATGCTCGACAGCCGTGACCACGCGCATATTAAGTTTCAGCGGGTTAACGAAAATACTAAAAAGGAAGTGCCTTACGATAAAATTGTGAAAGGCTATAAGTATGAGGATGACTACGTAATTATCGAAGATGCCGATTTTGAAGCAGCAGCACCCGAAAAAAGCAAGGTGATTGAGATTGAGAATTTTGTTGATATGGATGCTGTAAACCCTATGTATTATGAAACATCCTATTATATTGAGCCGGAAACAAAGAATAACAAAGCTTATGCCTTGTTGCTTGAAGCGTTAAAAAAATCGGACAAGGCCGGGTTGGCAAGGTTTGTTTTGAGAAGTACAGAGAGTTTATGTATTGTTTACCCCGTAGAGAAAGTTCTCGTAGTAACCCGGATCCGCTTTGCACAGCAGATAAGGCCGCAGGATGAACTGAATCTGGGCGACAAGGTTGAAGTGAGTAAAAAGGAACTGGATATGGGGCTTGCGCTGATTAACCAGTATACCGAGCCGCTTGAGCTATCCAAATATAAAGATGAATACCACGCCGAGCTCTTGAAAATTATTGAAGCCAAAGCCAAGGGTAAACGTCCAACCATAAAAAAAATGAAACCTAAAGCCACTAAAAGCGACGATCTGTACGATCAGCTGATGAGCAGTTTAAAGGTTAAAAAAGGTGCCTGA
- a CDS encoding PAS domain S-box protein, with translation MVTPFAAQEQLKALVEASPIPTAIYTGTDIIISMANQPMLDLWDKDNSVIGMPIAEALPELEQQPFFDLLKHVYQSGETYQTKESKADLLHNGKMIPFYFDFTYKAIPGSDGQTAYIFHTAVDITKQVEARHKLAETEEWLTLSLSSADIGTWDLDVVNDTVRWDERCRELFGILGAEVTTYEEALSCIHPADKHMVRQAINKALNPASGSAYDIRYRTVAKLDGALRWVHCKGKAYFNNGTAYRFAGIARDITAEVRTSQRERQLLTLVEDNASHMTIADMEGNLIYMNNAAKRLIGVTDTEDITRLAAKDFYSAEELDRVQNQIIRQITEKDGWRGNITLTNKITREEIPCEVSYMLIHDPESGEVIGRGAIARDLRPEIKAKTELKRLATIVDISEDFCNYCDLEGKTLYMNAAGLTLIGFGEQEVAGSNMFAYHSQNSSRLIRKEIMPQLLSEGRWSGSLELVHQQTGEVIPIYKQLFIIRDEFTNIPVAFAGIARDLRPELEFRRKLDDKNTILQNAVKELEFLADSVPSVVWTSKPDGHLDYINKRWYEHGATSIENSLGEGWHHALHPDDEQAARNAWNHSLQTGTPYQIEFRIRDKKDQYRWWLVRALPLKNDDGKIVKWYGTNTDITEQKELQQQKDNFLGIASHELKTPITSIKAYAQVMQTLFTRSGDSKNAELVGKMDRQLNRLNSLVADLLDVTKINTGRLQFNYETFDFNEMVEEVIEDVQRTTSRHLIKKALAFKKELTGDRDRISQVVTNLLTNAIKYSPQANEIIIYTEEHETEAKLCVQDFGIGISLDKKDRVFEQFYRVSGTREYTFPGLGLGLYISSEIIKRLGGRIWVTSVENKGSTFCFSLPIKQSTV, from the coding sequence ATGGTAACACCTTTTGCGGCACAGGAGCAGCTTAAAGCTCTTGTGGAAGCTTCACCCATTCCAACGGCTATTTACACCGGTACGGACATTATTATCAGTATGGCCAACCAGCCCATGCTGGATCTGTGGGATAAAGATAACTCGGTTATTGGCATGCCCATTGCCGAGGCACTTCCAGAACTGGAGCAGCAGCCGTTTTTTGATTTACTGAAGCATGTTTATCAAAGCGGCGAAACTTACCAAACCAAGGAATCAAAGGCGGACTTGTTGCATAATGGTAAAATGATTCCATTTTATTTCGATTTTACCTATAAAGCCATACCCGGATCTGACGGACAAACAGCCTATATTTTTCATACAGCGGTTGATATTACCAAACAGGTTGAGGCCCGGCACAAACTTGCCGAAACCGAAGAATGGCTCACGCTATCCCTGTCATCGGCAGATATTGGAACCTGGGATCTGGATGTCGTTAACGATACCGTGCGGTGGGATGAGCGTTGCCGCGAGCTGTTCGGCATTTTGGGCGCGGAAGTAACTACTTACGAAGAGGCGCTAAGCTGTATACACCCGGCCGACAAGCATATGGTTAGGCAGGCTATAAACAAAGCACTTAACCCGGCCTCCGGAAGCGCGTATGATATTAGATACCGCACCGTGGCTAAACTGGATGGGGCGCTGCGTTGGGTACATTGCAAAGGTAAGGCTTACTTTAATAATGGAACGGCCTATCGCTTTGCAGGCATTGCCCGCGACATTACTGCAGAAGTGCGCACAAGCCAGCGTGAAAGGCAATTGCTAACTCTTGTTGAAGATAATGCCAGCCACATGACGATTGCGGACATGGAGGGTAACCTGATCTATATGAACAATGCCGCCAAACGCCTGATTGGCGTTACCGACACCGAGGACATCACCCGTTTGGCAGCCAAGGATTTTTACTCCGCCGAGGAACTTGACCGGGTTCAAAATCAGATCATCAGGCAAATTACTGAAAAAGATGGTTGGCGGGGCAATATTACACTTACCAACAAGATCACCAGGGAAGAAATTCCATGCGAGGTAAGCTATATGCTGATACATGACCCGGAAAGCGGCGAGGTAATTGGCCGGGGGGCAATAGCCCGCGACCTGAGACCCGAAATTAAGGCCAAAACGGAGTTAAAACGACTGGCCACAATTGTTGACATTAGTGAGGATTTTTGCAACTATTGCGATCTGGAAGGCAAAACGCTATACATGAATGCTGCGGGTTTAACACTTATTGGTTTTGGAGAGCAGGAAGTTGCCGGAAGCAATATGTTTGCTTATCACTCCCAAAATTCAAGCCGACTGATTCGCAAAGAGATTATGCCTCAGTTGTTATCAGAAGGGAGGTGGTCGGGCTCGCTTGAGCTGGTTCATCAACAAACAGGCGAGGTTATCCCAATCTATAAACAGCTGTTTATTATTCGCGACGAATTTACTAATATCCCGGTGGCCTTTGCAGGTATTGCCCGGGATTTACGTCCGGAACTGGAGTTTAGGCGAAAGCTGGATGATAAAAACACCATACTACAAAACGCGGTTAAAGAGCTGGAGTTTTTAGCCGACTCGGTACCATCTGTTGTTTGGACCAGTAAGCCCGATGGGCACCTGGACTACATTAACAAACGTTGGTATGAACACGGAGCCACATCGATTGAAAATTCATTGGGCGAAGGCTGGCACCATGCCCTCCATCCGGACGATGAACAAGCTGCCCGCAATGCCTGGAACCATTCATTGCAAACCGGCACACCTTACCAGATCGAGTTTAGGATAAGAGATAAAAAAGATCAGTACCGGTGGTGGCTGGTGAGGGCCCTGCCCCTTAAAAATGACGACGGAAAAATTGTTAAATGGTACGGTACCAATACGGATATTACCGAACAAAAAGAACTGCAACAGCAAAAGGATAACTTTTTAGGTATTGCCAGCCACGAGTTAAAAACACCCATTACCAGTATTAAAGCCTATGCGCAGGTAATGCAAACCCTTTTCACTCGCTCGGGCGATAGTAAAAATGCCGAATTGGTGGGCAAAATGGACCGCCAACTAAACAGATTGAACAGCCTTGTGGCCGATTTACTGGACGTAACCAAGATAAACACCGGCCGCCTGCAGTTTAACTATGAAACCTTTGATTTTAACGAAATGGTAGAAGAGGTGATTGAGGATGTGCAGCGCACCACCAGCAGACACCTGATTAAAAAGGCATTGGCTTTTAAAAAGGAGCTAACCGGCGACCGTGACCGCATTTCGCAAGTGGTTACCAACCTGCTCACTAATGCTATTAAGTATTCGCCACAAGCCAACGAGATTATTATTTATACCGAAGAACACGAAACCGAAGCCAAACTTTGCGTACAGGACTTTGGCATCGGCATCAGCCTGGATAAAAAAGACAGGGTTTTTGAGCAATTTTACCGCGTGAGCGGCACCCGCGAATATACTTTCCCTGGGTTGGGACTGGGCCTGTATATTTCTTCGGAAATTATTAAGCGCCTGGGCGGTCGGATCTGGGTTACATCGGTAGAAAATAAGGGTTCAACGTTTTGCTTTTCGCTCCCAATCAAACAATCAACCGTTTAA